The Thalassophryne amazonica chromosome 6, fThaAma1.1, whole genome shotgun sequence genome includes a region encoding these proteins:
- the LOC117513014 gene encoding enolase isoform X1: protein MSILKIHAREIFDSRGNPTVEVDLYTKKGLFRAAVPSGASTGIYEALELRDNDKTRYMGKGVSKAVDHINKSIAPALVNQKVNVLEQEKIDNLMLEMDGTDNKSKFGANAILGVSLAVCKAGAAEKDVPLYRHIADLAGNPEVILPVPAFNVINGGSHAGNKLAMQEFMILPVGASSFKEAMRIGAEVYHNLKNVIKEKYGKDATNVGDEGGFAPNILENKEALELLKNAIAKAGYTDKIVIGMDVAASEFYKGGKYDLDFKSPDDPNRYISSDKLGDLYKSFVNNYPVVSIEDPFDQDDWEAWTKFTAGTTIQVVGDDLTVTNPKRIAKAVTEKACNCLLLKVNQIGSVTESLNACKLAQSNGWGVMVSHRSGETEDTFIADLVVGLCTGQIKTGAPCRSERLAKYNQLLRIEEELGDKAHFAGQNFRHPI from the exons ATGTCTATCCTGAAGATCCATGCTCGTGAGATTTTTGACTCTCGTGGTAACCCCACCGTGGAGGTTGATCTCTACACCAAGAAAG GACTTTTCAGGGCTGCGGTGCCCAGTGGCGCTTCCACAGGCATCTATGAGGCTCTGGAACTTCGCGACAATGACAAAACGCGCTACATGGGCAAAG GTGTGTCAAAAGCTGTTGATCATATCAATAAATCAATTGCACCTGCACTGGTTAACCAG AAGGTGAACGTCCTGGAACAGGAGAAGATCGACAACCTGATGTTGGAGATGGATGGCACAGACAACAAGT CCAAGTTTGGTGCGAATGCCATCCTGGGAGTCTCCCTGGCTGTGTGCAAGGCTGGAGCAGCAGAGAAGGACGTGCCACTCTACCGCCACATTGCTGACCTGGCAGGCAACCCTGAAGTCATTCTCCCTGTCCCT GCTTTCAATGTAATAAATGGTGGCTCCCATGCAGGCAACAAGCTGGCCATGCAGGAGTTTATGATCCTGCCTGTGGGAGCCAGCAGCTTCAAGGAGGCCATGCGCATTGGTGCTGAAGTCTACCACAACCTGAAGAATGTAATCAAGGAGAAATATGGCAAGGATGCAACTAACGTAGGTGATGAGGGCGGCTTTGCACCCAATATCCTGGAGAATAAGGAAG CTCTGGAGCTGCTGAAGAATGCCATCGCCAAAGCTGGCTACACTGACAAGATTGTTATTGGCATGGATGTGGCTGCCTCTGAGTTTTATAAGGGTGGCAAGTACGATCTAGACTTCAAGTCTCCTGATGACCCAAACCGCTACATCTCTTCTGACAAGCTGGGTGACCTGTACAAGAGCTTTGTCAACAATTACCCAG TGGTGTCTATCGAGGATCCCTTTGACCAGGATGACTGGGAGGCATGGACCAAATTCACAGCTGGCACCACCATCCAAGTGGTGGGTGATGACCTCACAGTCACTAACCCCAAACGCATCGCCAAGGCTGTGACTGAGAAGGCCTGCAACTGCCTGCTGCTGAAAGTCAACCAGATCGGCTCTGTCACAGAATCCCTGAATGC ATGCAAGTTGGCTCAGAGCAACGGCTGGGGTGTAATGGTCAGCCATCGCTCTGGTGAGACAGAGGACACCTTCATCGCTGACCTTGTGGTTGGTCTCTGCACTGGACAG ATCAAGACGGGTGCACCGTGCCGTTCTGAGCGTCTGGCCAAGTACAACCAGCTACTCAG GATTGAAGAGGAGCTTGGTGACAAAGCCCATTTTGCTGGCCAGAACTTCAGACACCCCATCTGA
- the LOC117513014 gene encoding alpha-enolase isoform X2, which yields MSILKIHAREIFDSRGNPTVEVDLYTKKGLFRAAVPSGASTGIYEALELRDNDKTRYMGKGVKRAVKYINEFLAPALCNQKVNVLEQEKIDNLMLEMDGTDNKSKFGANAILGVSLAVCKAGAAEKDVPLYRHIADLAGNPEVILPVPAFNVINGGSHAGNKLAMQEFMILPVGASSFKEAMRIGAEVYHNLKNVIKEKYGKDATNVGDEGGFAPNILENKEALELLKNAIAKAGYTDKIVIGMDVAASEFYKGGKYDLDFKSPDDPNRYISSDKLGDLYKSFVNNYPVVSIEDPFDQDDWEAWTKFTAGTTIQVVGDDLTVTNPKRIAKAVTEKACNCLLLKVNQIGSVTESLNACKLAQSNGWGVMVSHRSGETEDTFIADLVVGLCTGQIKTGAPCRSERLAKYNQLLRIEEELGDKAHFAGQNFRHPI from the exons ATGTCTATCCTGAAGATCCATGCTCGTGAGATTTTTGACTCTCGTGGTAACCCCACCGTGGAGGTTGATCTCTACACCAAGAAAG GACTTTTCAGGGCTGCGGTGCCCAGTGGCGCTTCCACAGGCATCTATGAGGCTCTGGAACTTCGCGACAATGACAAAACGCGCTACATGGGCAAAG GGGTCAAAAGAGCAGTTAAATATATAAATGAGTTCTTGGCCCCTGCATTGTGTAACCAG AAGGTGAACGTCCTGGAACAGGAGAAGATCGACAACCTGATGTTGGAGATGGATGGCACAGACAACAAGT CCAAGTTTGGTGCGAATGCCATCCTGGGAGTCTCCCTGGCTGTGTGCAAGGCTGGAGCAGCAGAGAAGGACGTGCCACTCTACCGCCACATTGCTGACCTGGCAGGCAACCCTGAAGTCATTCTCCCTGTCCCT GCTTTCAATGTAATAAATGGTGGCTCCCATGCAGGCAACAAGCTGGCCATGCAGGAGTTTATGATCCTGCCTGTGGGAGCCAGCAGCTTCAAGGAGGCCATGCGCATTGGTGCTGAAGTCTACCACAACCTGAAGAATGTAATCAAGGAGAAATATGGCAAGGATGCAACTAACGTAGGTGATGAGGGCGGCTTTGCACCCAATATCCTGGAGAATAAGGAAG CTCTGGAGCTGCTGAAGAATGCCATCGCCAAAGCTGGCTACACTGACAAGATTGTTATTGGCATGGATGTGGCTGCCTCTGAGTTTTATAAGGGTGGCAAGTACGATCTAGACTTCAAGTCTCCTGATGACCCAAACCGCTACATCTCTTCTGACAAGCTGGGTGACCTGTACAAGAGCTTTGTCAACAATTACCCAG TGGTGTCTATCGAGGATCCCTTTGACCAGGATGACTGGGAGGCATGGACCAAATTCACAGCTGGCACCACCATCCAAGTGGTGGGTGATGACCTCACAGTCACTAACCCCAAACGCATCGCCAAGGCTGTGACTGAGAAGGCCTGCAACTGCCTGCTGCTGAAAGTCAACCAGATCGGCTCTGTCACAGAATCCCTGAATGC ATGCAAGTTGGCTCAGAGCAACGGCTGGGGTGTAATGGTCAGCCATCGCTCTGGTGAGACAGAGGACACCTTCATCGCTGACCTTGTGGTTGGTCTCTGCACTGGACAG ATCAAGACGGGTGCACCGTGCCGTTCTGAGCGTCTGGCCAAGTACAACCAGCTACTCAG GATTGAAGAGGAGCTTGGTGACAAAGCCCATTTTGCTGGCCAGAACTTCAGACACCCCATCTGA